A genomic window from Betta splendens chromosome 24, fBetSpl5.4, whole genome shotgun sequence includes:
- the LOC114850077 gene encoding terminal nucleotidyltransferase 5A-like has protein sequence MDEGVESAAPDSCSGGDPISLSVLNWEQVQRLDAILTASIPIHGRWSFPTLEVKPRDIVKVVRSRMEERRIQVREVRLNGSAASYVLHEDSGLGWKDLDLIFCADLKGEMEFQIVKDIVLDSLLDFLPEGVNKEKITPVTLKEAYVQKMVKVCNDSDRWSLISLSNNRGKNVELKFVDSLRRQFEFSVDSFQIRLDSLLLFYECSEHPMAATFHPTILGESVYGDFPTALDHLRKRLICTRSPEEIRGGGLLKYCHLLVRGFRAASNPEMKLLQRYMCSRFFIDFPDVNEQRRKLESYLQNHFVDLEDRKYDYLATLHDVVQESTVCLMGHERRQTLSLISSLALRVLAEQNAIPNAANVTCFYQPAPYVQDGNFSNYYIAQVQPVYSCPPSPPQHYISPSQHPMYTTWLPCN, from the exons ATGGACGAGGGTGTTGAGTCTGCTGCGCCCGACAGCTGCTCGGGCGGAGACCCCATCAGCCTCAGCGTGCTGAACTGGGAGCAAGTGCAGCGGCTGGACGCCATCCTCACCGCCTCCATCCCCATCCACGGCCGATGGAGCTTCCCCACGCTGGAGGTGAAGCCACGGGACATCGTCAAGGTGGTCCGGAGCCGCATGGAGGAGAGGCGGATACAGGTCCGGGAGGTGCGTCTGAACGGCTCCGCGGCCAGCTACGTCCTGCACGAGGACAGCGGTCTCGGGTGGAAAGATCTGGACTTAATATTCTGCGCCGATCTGAAGGGGGAGATGGAATTCCAGATTGTAAAAGATATAGTTCTGGACTCTCTTCTAGACTTCCTGCCCGAGGGAGTGAATAAAGAAAAGATCACACCAGTGACTTTAAAG gaGGCCTATGTGCAAAAGATGGTGAAGGTGTGTAACGACTCTGACCGATGGAGTCTCATTTCCCTCTCCAACAACCGTGGTAAAAACGTGGAGCTCAAGTTTGTGGACTCTCTGCGGCGACAGTTTGAGTTCAGCGTGGACTCTTTCCAGATCCGCCTGGATTCCCTTCTCCTCTTCTATGAGTGCTCAGAGCACCCCATGGCCGCCACTTTCCACCCCACAATCCTCGGGGAGAGCGTCTATGGCGACTTCCCCACCGCTCTCGATCACCTACGCAAGCGCCTCATCTGCACGCGGAGCCCCGAGGAGATTCGAGGCGGGGGCTTGCTGAAgtactgccacctgctggtgcgGGGTTTCCGCGCAGCGTCCAACCCCGAGATGAAACTGCTGCAGCGCTACATGTGCTCGCGCTTCTTCATTGACTTCCCCGATGTgaatgagcagaggaggaagctggagtccTACCTGCAGAACCACTTTGTTGACCTGGAGGACAGGAAGTATGACTATCTGGCCACGTTGCACGATGTGGTGCAGGAGAGCACGGTGTGCCTGATGGGCCACGAGAGGCGTCAGACACTCAGCCTCATCTCCTCACTGGCACTGCGGGTCCTGGCTGAGCAGAACGCCATCCCCAACGCTGCCAACGTAACCTGCTTCTACCAGCCTGCTCCTTATGTTCAAGATGGCAACTTCAGCAACTATTACATAGCACAGGTTCAGCCTGTTTACTCCtgtcctccctcgcctcctcagCACTACATTTCTCCTTCACAACATCCCATGTACACCACCTGGTTGCCCTGTAATTGA
- the LOC114850079 gene encoding leukotriene B4 receptor 1-like: protein MEQITSTVGPSNISSSPGNPSPGSWDSSGLAPAVLLSFCFLLGLPGNISVILLKSKWQHMSSLSQTLMLNLAMADILCLLTLPLWIYALLFGWTFSLAACKTLSYLVYCSIYSSLLTVTTLSVQRYLQVVYLQRSLNLTGQRWQLVLWLAALILASPALVVDELITDQQWPRCRPPSSEAQMLPLLLTETCIGSVSLFIVVFSYICIQRKVSQGALFNRPQTSRLISSIIVTFVVLWMPYLMVNVLGVLGFTLSNSNLLTFWMKSSDVFGALIFLNTCVNPLLYAFASCTMCQKNVQE from the coding sequence ATGGAGCAGATCACGTCCACTGTGGGCCCTTCGaacatctcctcctctcctggaAATCCGTCCCCGGGCTCCTGGGACTCCAGTGGTCTGGCTCCAGCGGTGCTGCTCTCCTTCTGTTTCCTGCTGGGACTTCCTGGAAACATTTCTGTGATCCTATTAAAGTCCAAATGGCAGCACATGTCCAGCCTGAGCCAGACTTTGATGCTGAATCTGGCCATGGCCGACATTTTGTGCCTGCTCACGCTGCCTCTGTGGATTTACGCCCTTCTCTTCGGCTGGACCTTCAGCTTGGCGGCCTGTAAGACCCTCTCATATCTGGTGTATTGCAGCATTTATAGCAGCCTGCTGACTGTGACGACGCTGAGCGTGCAGCGTTACCTGCAGGTGGTCTACCTGCAGAGGAGCTTAAATCTGACAGGACAGAGGTGGCAGCTGGTCCTCTGGCTGGCTGCATTGATCCTGGCCAGTCCGGCGTTAGTTGTTGACGAGCTGATCACAGACCAGCAATGGCCCCGCTGCAGGCCACCATCTTCCGAGGCACAAATGCTACCTTTGCTGCTGACAGAGACCTGTATTGGCTCAGTTTCATTGTTCATCGTTGTGTTTTCTTACATCTGCATCCAGAGGAAGGTGAGCCAAGGAGCCCTTTTCAACAGGCCGCAGACGAGCAGACTGATCAGCAGCATCATCGTGACCTTTGTGGTCCTGTGGATGCCATATCTTATGGTGAATGTGCTTGGAGTTTTAGGTTTTACTCTCAGTAATAGCAACCTGCTGACATTTTGGATGAAAAGCTCAGACGTTTTTGGAGCTTTGATATTTTTGAACACCTGTGTGAATCCACTGCTATATGCATTTGCATCTTGCACTATGTGCCAAAAAAATGTGCAGGAATAG
- the LOC114850076 gene encoding serine protease 23-like, with the protein MLVNVFRMGLKHLLCLVAFAAALTGCDSSGQAVNSNVYRWPKQNPPLLLDTRTQLLSTASFREKVENEETQSVCGIECQSRLLPMDQTEQERMLGYETVYENGTRTHTDVTLQGFSENSTGLPPAKTRWKRQVYGADGRFVISDSHYVTKYPFSSAVRLSTNCTGVLVSSRHVLTAAHCIHDGRDFLESFTGLKVGFLKPKKKGRGRRRGRGGSRRSGRRREGETGEQKGAEQLLEAGLEQNSLDGGSVRRRGGGKGRRHRGKRVKAHVSPEFDTSLSRGRRSAEPRQRPVLRWAQVQQARIPQGWLHNGRTSNPVSPDYDYALLELKRPIRQRHMKLGVAPSSAPLARIHFSGFDADKSLSDGGGDERVIYRFCSVAKESDDLMYQHCDAQAAATGAGVYIRLRQEVGDAERKGKWQRRVIGVFSGHQWVEMEGGELADFNVAVRITPAKYAQICHWLHGDPDQCREL; encoded by the exons ATGTTGGTAAATGTTTTCAG GATGGGCCTCAAACACCTCTTGTGTCTGGTGGCTTTTGCCGCTGCCTTGACAGGTTGTGACAGTTCTGGACAGGCCGTGAACAGCAATGTGTACAGGTGGCCCAAGCAGAACCCCCCACTGCTACTGGACACTCGCACGCAGCTTCTCAGCACAGCTTCATTCAGGGAGAAGGTGGAGAATGAGGAAACTCAGTCAGTCTGTGGGATCGAGTGCCAAAGCAGGCTGCTGCCCATGGACCAAACCGAGCAGGAGAGGATGCTGGGATATGAGACCGTGTACGAGAacggcacacgcacgcacacggatGTCACTTTACAGGGGTTTAGTGAGAACTCGACAGGTTTGCCTCCAGCGAAAACCCGCTGGAAACGGCAGGTTTACGGTGCAGATGGACGCTTCGTGATCTCTGACTCCCACTATGTCACCAAGTACCCGTTCTCCTCCGCCGTGCGTCTGTCCACAAACTGCACCGGGGTCCTCGTATCCTCGAGGCATGTGCTGACAGCAGCGCACTGCATTCATGACGGGCGCGACTTCCTGGAGAGTTTCACGGGGCTTAAAGTTGGATTTCTGAAACCCaaaaagaaaggaagaggaaggagaagaggaagaggaggcagcaggaggagtgggagacgacgagagggagagactggggagcagaaaggagcagagcagctgttaGAAGCAGGTCTGGAGCAGAATAGCTTAGACGGGGGttcagtgaggaggagaggtggaggCAAAGGAAGGAGACACAGGGGGAAAAGAGTGAAAGCTCACGTCAGCCCTGAGTTTGACACAAGTCTCAGCCGCGGCCGACGCAGCGCCGAGCCCAGACAGCGGCCTGTCCTCCGCTGGGCACAGGTCCAACAGGCCCGAATCCCTCAAGGATGGCTCCACAATGGCCGCACCAGCAACCCGGTTTCCCCCGACTACGACTACGCCCTCCTGGAGCTCAAGCGGCCGATCAGGCAGCGGCACATGAAGCTCGGCGTGGCCCCCTCCTCCGCGCCTCTGGCCCGGATCCACTTCTCAGGCTTCGACGCCGACAAAAGCCTGTCGGACGGCGGCGGGGACGAGAGGGTGATTTATCGCTTCTGCTCAGTGGCGAAGGAGTCCGACGACCTCATGTACCAGCACTGCGACGCCCAGGCCGCGGCCACGGGCGCCGGCGTTTACATTCgcctgaggcaggaagtgggagacgcggagaggaaggggaagtgGCAGAGGAGGGTGATCGGGGTGTTCTCGGGTCACCAGTGGGTGGAGATGGAGGGGGGCGAACTGGCAGACTTTAATGTGGCAGTGAGGATCACGCCTGCCAAGTACGCACAGATCTGCCACTGGCTCCATGGAGATCCAGATCAGTGTAGAGAGCTCTGA